The Panacibacter microcysteis genome includes a window with the following:
- a CDS encoding FtsB family cell division protein, which translates to MQLSSSIITIAKNKYLIAIAVFLVIMLFFDRNNFFEQMRRKQELSELQASKEHYLKEIDKTKTALSDLSNNPAAIEKYAREHFQMKRDNEDVFIAVPAADTLKK; encoded by the coding sequence ATGCAGTTATCTTCCAGTATTATAACCATTGCAAAAAATAAGTACCTGATCGCAATTGCAGTTTTTCTTGTGATCATGTTATTTTTTGACCGCAATAATTTCTTTGAGCAAATGCGCCGCAAGCAGGAACTAAGCGAACTACAGGCCAGTAAAGAGCATTACCTGAAAGAGATAGATAAAACAAAAACAGCACTATCGGACTTAAGTAATAACCCCGCTGCCATTGAGAAATATGCCCGTGAACACTTCCAGATGAAACGCGATAATGAAGATGTTTTTATTGCTGTACCTGCCGCAGACACTTTAAAAAAATAG
- a CDS encoding alpha-ketoacid dehydrogenase subunit alpha/beta → MIAAMYFDRKNLTDDELIALYKQLLLPRLIEEKMLVLLRQGKISKWFSGIGQEAIAVGCTAALQADEWIMPLHRNLGVFTTRNMPLQKLFKQWQGSKDGYSKGRERSFHFGSSEHFICGMISHLGPQLALADGVALAYKLKHEKKVSLAFTGEGGTSEGDFHEALNVAAVWDLPVIFIIENNGYGLSTPTHEQYRCANLVDRAKGYGMEGVQIDGNNILTVYDTIKGIREYCIREQKPYLVECMTFRMRGHEEASGTKYVPQELFEYWGQKDPVNNYELFLQQQHILSDSSVSHIHQEIKQTIDEELKSAFESAVIIADTLTELSDVYAPKKTFIAAQGEAKERHEKDAPGTQEKRFIDAISEGLYQSMEQHENLVLMGQDIAEYGGAFKITEGFVKTFGKERVRNTPICESAIIGAGLGLALEKCKSVVEMQFADFVSVGFNQIVNNLAKMHYRWGQQADIVIRMPAGAGVGAGPFHSQSNEAWFMHVPGLKIVYPATPADAKGLLIAAINDPNPVLFFEHKALYRSISGTVPIEYYETEIGKARIVKKGNDLTIITYGSGVHWAEAYAGNNSALSVYILDLRTLLPLDFDAIRESVAATGKVLILHEDTLTGGIGGEISAWISEHCFEMLDAPVVRCASLDTPVPFNIELEKNFLAKARLSDAVKKLMKY, encoded by the coding sequence ATGATTGCCGCCATGTACTTCGACAGAAAAAATCTAACGGATGATGAACTGATTGCACTCTACAAGCAGTTGCTGCTTCCAAGGTTGATAGAAGAGAAAATGCTTGTATTGCTGCGCCAGGGAAAAATAAGTAAATGGTTCAGCGGTATTGGCCAGGAAGCAATAGCGGTAGGCTGCACCGCGGCTCTCCAGGCAGATGAATGGATAATGCCGCTGCACAGAAACCTCGGCGTTTTTACTACACGTAATATGCCGTTGCAGAAACTTTTTAAACAATGGCAGGGCAGTAAAGATGGGTACAGTAAAGGCAGGGAAAGAAGTTTTCATTTTGGATCGTCTGAGCATTTTATTTGTGGCATGATCTCTCACCTTGGTCCGCAACTTGCGCTGGCAGACGGTGTAGCGCTTGCATATAAATTAAAGCACGAAAAAAAAGTATCACTTGCGTTTACCGGTGAAGGCGGCACAAGTGAAGGCGATTTTCACGAGGCATTAAATGTTGCAGCAGTATGGGATTTACCCGTCATTTTTATTATAGAAAACAACGGTTATGGGCTTAGTACACCCACCCATGAACAATACCGGTGCGCAAATCTTGTGGACAGGGCAAAGGGTTACGGAATGGAGGGCGTACAAATAGATGGTAATAATATTCTGACTGTTTACGATACCATTAAGGGCATCAGGGAATACTGTATAAGAGAACAAAAGCCCTACCTGGTAGAATGCATGACCTTTCGTATGCGTGGTCATGAAGAAGCAAGTGGAACAAAATATGTGCCCCAGGAGTTATTTGAATACTGGGGGCAGAAAGACCCGGTGAACAATTATGAATTATTCCTGCAGCAGCAGCACATCCTGAGTGATTCGTCTGTTAGTCATATACACCAGGAAATAAAACAGACGATCGATGAGGAATTGAAAAGTGCATTTGAAAGCGCCGTAATTATAGCTGATACGCTTACTGAACTTTCTGACGTGTATGCACCAAAAAAGACTTTTATCGCTGCACAGGGCGAGGCGAAGGAAAGGCATGAAAAAGATGCACCCGGCACACAGGAAAAAAGATTTATAGATGCCATTAGTGAAGGATTGTACCAATCAATGGAGCAGCATGAAAATCTTGTATTAATGGGCCAGGATATTGCAGAATATGGCGGTGCATTTAAGATTACAGAAGGTTTTGTAAAGACATTTGGAAAAGAGCGGGTACGCAATACACCAATTTGTGAAAGTGCAATAATTGGTGCCGGTCTCGGTCTTGCTTTGGAAAAATGTAAGAGTGTGGTAGAAATGCAGTTTGCAGACTTTGTAAGTGTTGGGTTTAACCAGATCGTTAATAACCTGGCAAAAATGCATTATCGCTGGGGGCAGCAGGCAGATATTGTAATACGAATGCCGGCAGGCGCAGGTGTAGGTGCTGGTCCATTTCATTCACAAAGCAATGAAGCGTGGTTTATGCATGTACCTGGTTTAAAGATTGTTTATCCCGCTACGCCGGCAGATGCAAAAGGCTTGCTGATTGCGGCAATCAATGACCCGAACCCGGTTCTATTTTTTGAACATAAGGCTTTATACAGAAGCATCAGTGGCACGGTGCCCATTGAGTATTATGAAACAGAAATTGGTAAAGCAAGAATTGTAAAAAAAGGGAATGATCTTACCATTATAACTTATGGCAGCGGGGTACATTGGGCCGAAGCCTATGCCGGCAATAATTCTGCACTAAGCGTGTATATTCTTGATCTAAGAACCTTATTACCGCTGGATTTTGATGCCATACGGGAATCTGTTGCCGCTACCGGGAAAGTACTGATACTACATGAAGACACCCTTACCGGCGGTATAGGCGGCGAAATAAGTGCATGGATAAGCGAACATTGTTTTGAAATGCTGGATGCACCGGTTGTCCGTTGTGCATCGTTAGATACACCGGTTCCCTTTAATATAGAACTGGAAAAGAATTTTCTTGCAAAAGCAAGACTAAGCGATGCTGTAAAAAAACTGATGAAGTATTAA
- a CDS encoding Sec-independent protein translocase subunit TatA/TatB gives MGSLGMPEIIVIIIAVLILFGGRKIPEFMRGLGKGIREFNDAKNNVKKELEDGMNEKSTTTSTTTQQ, from the coding sequence ATGGGTAGTTTAGGTATGCCGGAAATTATTGTAATAATAATTGCAGTGTTGATTCTTTTTGGCGGCAGAAAAATTCCTGAATTTATGAGGGGCTTGGGAAAAGGCATACGTGAATTTAACGATGCGAAGAATAATGTGAAGAAAGAACTGGAAGATGGCATGAACGAAAAAAGCACTACTACAAGTACCACTACTCAACAGTAA
- the gatA gene encoding Asp-tRNA(Asn)/Glu-tRNA(Gln) amidotransferase subunit GatA, which translates to MFSFRSIKDYQSHLLNGQTSCVEAVSFYLEHIRLNSHLNAFLEVYDEEALKRAEELDALLAAGKKPGKMHGVVIALKDVICYKDHKASAASRILENYTAIYHATAVAKLLAEGAIIIGRNNCDEFAMGSSNENSSFGKVLNALDNQRVPGGSSGGSAVAVQAGLCMISLGSDTGGSVRQPADFCGIVGLKPGYGKVSRYGLIAYASSFDQIGVFANSVADAALTLEVIAGADEFDSTAGNEPVLPYSAKLSEGKPSYKIAYFKEALEHPSLDPEIGTAIRQMITRLREKGHVVEPVPFDFTDYIVPAYYVLTTAEASSNLSRFDGVKYGYSAKAGFTDLTDFYKKSRSHGFGKEVKRRIMLGTFVLSAGYFDAYFTKAQQVRQILVEKTAEIFSSYDILISPTVPSPAFKFGEKSNNPIEMFLADIYTVYANLVGIPGISLPLFKHSSGMPFGIQAQCPREDELTLLQFSHRVMTEI; encoded by the coding sequence TTGTTTAGTTTTAGATCTATCAAAGACTATCAATCTCATTTGCTTAACGGCCAAACTTCGTGTGTTGAGGCCGTTTCTTTTTATCTGGAGCATATAAGATTGAATAGCCACCTGAATGCTTTTCTTGAAGTTTATGATGAAGAGGCACTGAAACGTGCCGAAGAGCTAGATGCATTACTCGCCGCTGGCAAAAAGCCCGGGAAGATGCATGGTGTTGTTATTGCCCTTAAAGACGTTATTTGCTATAAAGATCACAAGGCATCTGCTGCCTCCCGCATATTGGAAAATTACACGGCTATCTATCATGCTACTGCGGTGGCAAAACTACTGGCAGAGGGTGCAATTATCATTGGCAGAAACAACTGTGATGAATTTGCAATGGGCAGCAGCAACGAAAACTCTTCATTTGGAAAAGTATTAAACGCTTTAGATAATCAACGTGTACCGGGGGGCTCAAGCGGCGGTTCAGCAGTAGCTGTACAGGCAGGTTTGTGTATGATAAGCCTGGGGAGTGATACAGGAGGATCTGTAAGACAGCCGGCAGATTTCTGTGGCATTGTGGGCTTAAAACCGGGTTACGGAAAGGTATCAAGATATGGACTGATAGCGTATGCCTCTTCTTTTGACCAGATTGGTGTATTTGCCAACAGTGTGGCCGATGCAGCCCTTACACTCGAAGTTATTGCCGGGGCAGACGAATTTGACAGCACTGCCGGCAATGAACCTGTGTTGCCATATTCTGCAAAACTCTCAGAAGGAAAACCTTCTTACAAAATTGCCTATTTTAAAGAAGCATTAGAGCACCCTAGCCTTGACCCTGAAATTGGCACTGCGATAAGGCAGATGATCACCAGGCTCCGGGAAAAAGGGCATGTGGTAGAGCCTGTACCTTTTGATTTTACCGATTATATTGTTCCTGCATATTATGTTTTAACAACTGCTGAAGCCTCCAGCAACCTTTCAAGGTTTGATGGAGTAAAGTATGGCTATTCGGCGAAAGCCGGCTTTACCGACCTGACAGATTTTTATAAGAAAAGCAGGAGCCACGGTTTTGGCAAAGAAGTAAAAAGAAGAATTATGCTTGGCACGTTTGTGCTGAGCGCTGGTTATTTCGATGCCTATTTTACCAAAGCGCAACAAGTAAGGCAGATATTGGTAGAGAAAACAGCAGAAATTTTTAGTTCATATGACATATTGATCAGTCCAACTGTACCATCTCCTGCTTTTAAATTTGGAGAAAAAAGCAACAACCCTATCGAAATGTTCCTCGCAGACATCTATACAGTCTACGCAAATTTGGTTGGTATTCCGGGGATATCTTTACCTTTATTTAAACACAGCTCTGGCATGCCTTTTGGTATTCAGGCGCAGTGCCCCCGTGAAGACGAATTAACATTGCTGCAATTCTCCCACAGGGTTATGACGGAAATATAA
- a CDS encoding lytic transglycosylase domain-containing protein, producing the protein MQKGSYLQRLRKQLSFSCVIVAASLSLFSFSNKSLANGRNAYYGEGEKDSTKGFRSLLTKNINSSNTTVQFELNARMVPFVTEYVKKHGHGLEKMKTWGEPYFAIYERILSANNLPVELKYLSVVESNLKGGCVSYAGAVGPWQLMPDEARRFGLKVSRGYDERTNFYKSTEAAAKLLKELYEDYNDWLLVIAAYNCGKGGVNKAIAKAGSKNFYELQMFLPEETRGHVKKYIATHYFFEGAGGWTTLTAKETSEKKENLAFILSKADTGKNLNVPAYDITGKYNSVVTANMVLMSIDEFNELNPYFDKTLSEGKTYSLKLPKEKLELFKAKRQQILYESVQLLLSNTTAQPVSSVNAVNN; encoded by the coding sequence ATGCAAAAAGGCTCTTATTTACAAAGGCTGAGAAAACAGTTATCATTTAGCTGTGTTATTGTTGCTGCATCACTCAGTTTATTTTCTTTTTCCAACAAATCCCTGGCTAACGGCCGCAACGCTTACTATGGTGAGGGTGAAAAAGATAGCACTAAAGGTTTCAGAAGCCTTCTGACAAAGAACATCAACAGTTCAAATACTACCGTTCAATTTGAATTAAATGCCCGTATGGTTCCGTTTGTAACGGAATATGTAAAGAAACATGGCCACGGCCTGGAAAAAATGAAGACCTGGGGCGAGCCTTATTTCGCCATCTACGAGCGTATTTTAAGCGCCAATAATTTACCTGTCGAGCTAAAATACCTTTCCGTTGTGGAAAGCAATCTGAAAGGTGGCTGCGTTTCTTATGCCGGCGCCGTAGGCCCCTGGCAGTTGATGCCAGATGAGGCAAGGAGATTTGGACTAAAGGTTTCCCGTGGCTACGACGAACGGACTAACTTTTACAAAAGCACGGAAGCTGCCGCAAAACTTTTAAAAGAATTATACGAAGATTATAATGATTGGCTTTTGGTAATTGCTGCTTATAACTGCGGTAAAGGTGGCGTAAATAAAGCCATAGCAAAAGCAGGTTCTAAAAATTTCTACGAATTACAAATGTTTTTGCCTGAAGAAACACGTGGTCATGTAAAGAAGTATATTGCTACACATTATTTTTTTGAAGGAGCAGGTGGGTGGACAACGCTTACCGCAAAAGAGACCAGCGAGAAAAAGGAAAACCTCGCTTTTATATTAAGCAAAGCTGACACGGGCAAAAACTTAAACGTTCCGGCTTACGACATTACGGGAAAATACAATTCTGTTGTTACAGCAAACATGGTCCTGATGAGCATAGATGAGTTCAATGAATTGAATCCGTATTTTGACAAAACGCTTTCTGAAGGAAAAACTTACTCTTTAAAGCTGCCGAAAGAAAAACTGGAATTGTTTAAAGCAAAGAGACAACAGATCTTGTATGAGAGCGTGCAACTTTTGCTTTCAAACACAACGGCACAGCCTGTGAGTTCAGTAAACGCAGTAAATAATTAG
- a CDS encoding HAD family hydrolase gives MEQQINTIIFDLGAVLIDWNPRYMYRKLFKTEQEIEWFLENIATNDWNENQDAGYPLAQATQDLITKHPEWENEIAAYYGRWIEMLGDQLHETVEIFQALKNMAQFKIYALTNWSAETFPRALEKFAFLQWFDGIVVSGEEKTRKPYPEFFQILLNRYQISPSRAVLIDDNLRNIKGAEAVGINGIHFLDAGQLKTDLKDRFGIHL, from the coding sequence ATGGAACAGCAGATCAATACTATCATTTTTGACCTTGGTGCAGTATTAATTGACTGGAACCCAAGGTATATGTACAGAAAGCTTTTTAAAACCGAGCAGGAAATAGAATGGTTCCTGGAAAACATTGCTACCAATGATTGGAACGAAAACCAGGATGCGGGTTACCCGCTTGCGCAGGCAACACAAGACCTTATTACAAAACATCCGGAATGGGAGAATGAAATAGCGGCATATTATGGACGATGGATTGAAATGTTGGGAGACCAGTTACACGAAACGGTTGAGATTTTCCAGGCGTTAAAGAATATGGCGCAATTCAAGATATATGCTCTTACTAACTGGAGCGCTGAAACATTTCCAAGGGCACTTGAAAAATTTGCCTTTTTACAATGGTTTGATGGCATTGTTGTAAGTGGCGAAGAGAAAACACGCAAACCATATCCTGAGTTTTTTCAAATATTGCTTAACAGGTACCAAATTTCTCCATCCCGCGCAGTATTGATCGATGATAACCTTCGTAATATAAAAGGTGCGGAAGCTGTAGGTATCAATGGCATTCATTTTCTTGATGCAGGGCAATTAAAAACCGATCTAAAAGACCGGTTTGGTATTCATCTATAG
- the pgl gene encoding 6-phosphogluconolactonase, with protein MNQFHISEDAAAFSKTVADWMVAYISKRLETQDRFTLVLSGGSTPKKLHELLAGEPYKSKIDWRRIHFFWGDDRFVPFNDDRNNAKMAFETLLDHVPVVKGQIHVMQTENITAPDSAKAYEAVLKAYFPSFDKSGSATTFDLVLLGMGDDGHTLSLFPGQTSVIHETEVLCTSLWLEQQEMHRVTLTHPIVNHSAAVAFLVIGANKVQALHEVLEGTYNPDKYPSQIIKPVQGELHWFLDQAAAAGIKH; from the coding sequence ATGAATCAATTTCATATATCAGAGGATGCGGCGGCTTTCAGTAAAACCGTGGCGGACTGGATGGTAGCTTACATTAGTAAAAGATTGGAAACGCAGGATAGATTTACGTTGGTATTAAGCGGTGGCAGCACGCCTAAAAAGCTACACGAACTACTGGCCGGCGAACCTTACAAAAGTAAAATCGATTGGAGGAGAATACACTTCTTTTGGGGCGATGATCGGTTTGTACCTTTTAATGATGACCGAAATAATGCCAAGATGGCTTTTGAAACATTGCTTGATCATGTGCCGGTGGTGAAAGGCCAAATACATGTAATGCAGACGGAAAACATTACGGCCCCCGATTCTGCCAAAGCATACGAGGCGGTATTGAAAGCCTATTTCCCCTCTTTTGATAAGTCCGGCTCAGCAACAACGTTTGATCTTGTGCTACTTGGAATGGGAGATGATGGACATACACTTTCTTTATTTCCCGGGCAAACAAGTGTGATACACGAAACTGAAGTACTTTGTACTTCTTTATGGCTTGAACAGCAGGAAATGCACAGGGTTACTTTAACGCATCCTATAGTAAACCATTCTGCGGCTGTTGCTTTTCTCGTTATCGGGGCCAACAAGGTGCAGGCGTTGCACGAAGTATTGGAAGGCACTTATAATCCCGATAAATATCCGTCACAGATCATCAAACCAGTACAGGGAGAACTACATTGGTTTTTAGACCAGGCCGCTGCGGCAGGCATAAAACATTAG
- the zwf gene encoding glucose-6-phosphate dehydrogenase, with the protein MSNINNHNRPPASVIFIFGGSGDLNQRKLIPALYNLFLDEWLPEKFAVVGLGRTPYENDTFRSHLYEAVQEFSRRKGELNGHWKAFSNFVTYLQMDAEDQDSYNKITERVKEFEEEFGEHPNVIFYLAVAPQLVPDIATKLGALNICKDRRCTRIVVEKPFGHDLKSAQELNGLLAKLYDEDQIYRIDHYLGKETVQNILALRFANALFEPIWNRNYIDHVQITVAETVGVEGRGGYYEQSGALRDMVQNHILQLLCMIGMEAPVSFDANEIRNKKVDVLNAIRKIKRDEVQAYAVRGQYGEGWMQGKEVKGYRQEEKVDPQSPVETFAAVKFYIDNWRWQDVPFYVRTGKSMHQKTSIITIQFKPAPHYAFPPEAAETWRPNRLTISIQPEMDIRLRFQAKRPGQTMTLNPVDMIFSYQDAYEAGHEPEAYETLLLDVMEGNATQFMRADQVDAAWKVVMPIIETWEQRPPVDFPNYAPGSWGPEDAEALIARDGHNWITLPAPHKE; encoded by the coding sequence ATGTCGAACATCAATAATCATAATCGCCCACCAGCCTCCGTTATCTTCATTTTCGGTGGCAGCGGCGATTTGAATCAACGTAAATTAATACCTGCTTTATACAATCTATTTTTAGATGAATGGCTGCCGGAAAAGTTTGCGGTAGTTGGCCTTGGCCGTACGCCTTACGAAAATGATACTTTCCGCAGCCATCTGTACGAGGCAGTACAGGAATTTTCCAGGAGAAAAGGTGAATTGAATGGTCACTGGAAAGCTTTTTCCAATTTTGTTACTTACCTGCAGATGGATGCAGAAGACCAGGACTCGTACAATAAAATAACGGAGCGTGTAAAAGAGTTTGAAGAAGAGTTTGGAGAACACCCAAATGTTATCTTTTATCTCGCTGTAGCTCCACAACTGGTACCCGATATTGCAACCAAGCTTGGCGCCCTAAATATTTGTAAAGACAGGCGATGTACACGTATTGTTGTTGAAAAGCCCTTTGGGCATGATCTTAAGAGTGCGCAGGAACTAAATGGTTTGCTGGCCAAGCTTTATGACGAAGACCAGATTTATCGCATAGATCATTACCTGGGAAAAGAAACCGTTCAGAATATTCTGGCATTGCGTTTTGCCAATGCACTTTTTGAGCCAATATGGAATAGAAATTACATAGATCATGTACAGATAACCGTTGCCGAGACAGTTGGTGTAGAGGGGCGCGGAGGATATTATGAACAGAGCGGTGCGTTAAGGGATATGGTACAAAACCATATTCTGCAGTTGCTTTGTATGATTGGAATGGAGGCTCCGGTAAGTTTCGATGCCAATGAAATTCGCAACAAGAAAGTTGATGTACTGAATGCTATACGCAAAATAAAGCGTGATGAAGTGCAGGCATATGCCGTGCGTGGTCAGTACGGCGAAGGATGGATGCAGGGAAAAGAAGTTAAGGGATACCGGCAGGAGGAGAAAGTTGATCCGCAGTCTCCCGTGGAGACCTTTGCTGCAGTTAAGTTTTATATAGATAACTGGCGCTGGCAGGATGTGCCATTTTATGTACGTACCGGTAAATCGATGCATCAGAAAACGTCTATTATAACTATCCAGTTTAAGCCGGCACCGCACTATGCTTTTCCACCTGAAGCTGCTGAAACCTGGAGGCCAAACAGGCTTACAATAAGCATACAACCAGAAATGGATATACGCCTGCGTTTCCAGGCTAAACGCCCGGGCCAAACCATGACGCTTAACCCTGTTGACATGATCTTTAGTTACCAGGATGCTTACGAGGCTGGCCATGAGCCGGAGGCTTACGAAACTTTACTGCTCGATGTAATGGAAGGAAATGCTACACAGTTTATGCGTGCAGACCAGGTAGATGCTGCATGGAAAGTGGTAATGCCAATTATTGAAACATGGGAGCAAAGGCCACCGGTTGATTTTCCCAATTATGCACCCGGAAGCTGGGGACCCGAGGATGCTGAGGCACTAATTGCAAGGGATGGGCATAACTGGATAACATTGCCCGCACCGCACAAAGAATAA
- the gndA gene encoding NADP-dependent phosphogluconate dehydrogenase — protein MESQQYDFGMIGLGVMGRNLLLNMADHGFAVIGFDLDAQKGVSLESSATKGTSVKGVTALIDLVNNLKAPKKIMMLVPAGKPVDDVIESLLPLISKGDIIIDGGNSHYTDTLRRVNYLHPKGIHFMGMGVSGGEQGARNGPSIMPGGDAEAYQHVKPLLEAIAAKVNNEPCTAYMGKDAAGHYVKMVHNGIEYAIMQLISEVYDILKRGAGLSNSELHEVFKQWNDGELQSFLVEITRDIFLQKDDLTGNDLLDVILDKAGSKGTGKWTSQDAMDLPVAIPTIDMSVSLRTVSAYKDERVLAASLYKPVVKIMKGNKEAIIKQLHDALYFATIICYAQGLAMLHKASYELKMDIPLKDVVKAWRGGCIIRSSLLEVFYNAYNKKGNKLPNILLDKSIAGIIKKKDRNMRAAVKIASQNKLSCACLMSALSYFDAYTTERMPTNLIQAQRDYFGAHTYQRTDKEGTFHTVWGSNE, from the coding sequence ATGGAAAGTCAGCAATATGATTTTGGTATGATTGGTCTTGGTGTTATGGGGCGTAACCTGCTTCTTAACATGGCTGATCATGGATTTGCGGTAATTGGTTTTGATCTTGATGCACAAAAGGGTGTATCATTAGAAAGTTCGGCAACGAAAGGAACAAGTGTAAAAGGCGTGACAGCGCTGATTGATCTTGTAAACAACCTGAAAGCGCCAAAAAAAATAATGATGTTGGTACCAGCAGGAAAGCCGGTAGATGATGTAATAGAAAGCCTTTTACCACTAATCAGTAAAGGTGATATTATTATTGATGGAGGCAACTCTCATTATACGGATACATTACGTCGTGTAAATTATTTGCATCCTAAGGGCATCCATTTTATGGGTATGGGCGTTAGCGGAGGTGAGCAGGGCGCCAGGAACGGCCCAAGTATTATGCCCGGTGGCGATGCAGAAGCTTACCAGCATGTTAAACCATTACTCGAAGCAATCGCTGCAAAAGTGAACAACGAACCGTGCACAGCTTATATGGGTAAAGATGCGGCGGGTCATTATGTAAAAATGGTACACAACGGTATTGAGTATGCTATTATGCAACTTATAAGTGAGGTGTATGACATTCTCAAAAGAGGCGCTGGATTAAGTAACAGCGAACTTCATGAAGTCTTTAAACAATGGAATGATGGAGAACTGCAATCATTTCTCGTAGAAATTACACGGGATATATTTCTGCAAAAAGATGACCTTACCGGCAACGATTTGCTGGATGTGATTCTTGACAAAGCCGGTTCTAAAGGCACGGGTAAGTGGACAAGCCAGGATGCAATGGATCTGCCTGTTGCTATTCCAACCATAGACATGTCTGTATCACTGCGTACTGTGTCTGCTTATAAAGATGAAAGAGTACTTGCTGCTTCGCTTTATAAGCCCGTAGTCAAGATAATGAAGGGCAACAAAGAAGCAATCATTAAACAACTGCATGACGCATTGTATTTTGCCACAATCATCTGCTATGCGCAGGGCCTGGCAATGCTGCACAAGGCTTCTTATGAACTAAAGATGGATATACCTTTAAAAGATGTGGTAAAAGCATGGCGCGGAGGCTGTATTATCCGTTCCTCTTTACTTGAGGTATTTTACAATGCCTACAATAAAAAAGGTAACAAACTGCCCAATATTTTGTTAGACAAAAGTATAGCAGGCATTATAAAAAAGAAAGACCGGAATATGCGTGCAGCTGTAAAAATAGCATCTCAAAACAAGCTGTCATGTGCATGCCTTATGAGTGCGCTGTCCTATTTTGATGCTTACACAACAGAACGTATGCCAACCAATCTTATACAGGCACAAAGAGATTATTTTGGTGCACATACTTACCAGAGAACAGACAAGGAAGGTACATTTCACACAGTATGGGGCAGTAATGAATAG